A single window of Vigna unguiculata cultivar IT97K-499-35 chromosome 1, ASM411807v1, whole genome shotgun sequence DNA harbors:
- the LOC114189760 gene encoding uncharacterized protein LOC114189760, with the protein MDPLALFLFSIISLNTFSSHASYTDHCASVVPNSTPNESKFKDFPHGPFQVGYYLGGDKIVGADTFQKLRQKQVTLRFKNVYETDVYGIHKVGLNLIVRSASSYYRVGNFTRGKRLKNRKHFPSSITFTLDGFWSESSGMICMVGSGTGYSMQRLEVVLKLYNVVNSRSNISTLVTGSLESLSPRHEVSYFEPISLFIFPRMDYDFSLDTKEAKKENSDEGEVVPGLSINPASFCSNISPMINGKFDLLYQSECSSAKNCSPVWGDANQLLYIMSLKELVCLDVKQRVRVLIGFRSSGGARWSFNPNATLVGEGWWDEEKNQLYIVGCHFLGMEESMASVHVGDCSTRISLRFPKIWSMNDASSIVGQIWSNKTVGDSGYFKRIVFRSVQNSRVEISGTKYEYFLLDRVRKMCPRQEPHKNKGVRYPDVYSSDMRFDMSVRISKRRVAWGYSAPLVVNDQIQELNSEETFSPNSNHTTPYTSPNSGSTGLYNVSYRISMNLLPNARLGAQKSMLNTTRNVTEALNVSAEGIYDAEAGSLCMVGCRNLGSKNQIPSTNSLDCEVMVKFQFPPLDTNKNGDYIRGSIVSTRENSDPLYFKQLDLTSAAFYTAEASRTLKKVDKEVIMILVCTTLACVFLGLQLYHVKRNPDMVSSISFVMLLILTLGNMVPLVLNFEALFAQNHDKKSILLGNELLEVKEICVRLIVMVGFLLQLRLLQLIWSARKNDRKQMELWIAEKRVLFVIFTLHAAGFLIAFLVHGGVVSSSSLSQLESFWGNLKSYTGLVLDVFLLPQILLNLFRNSKGNALSCSFYYGMSLVKVIPHAYDLFEALVYVDGSSLYEEEIADYYSTASDIIIPLVTLLFAVIIHLQQRFGGCIIISWRIKGKEEYEKVPVVTER; encoded by the coding sequence ATGGACCCTCTTGCATTGTTTCTTTTCTCCATCATCTCCCTTAACACTTTCTCATCTCATGCTTCTTACACAGATCACTGTGCTTCTGTGGTTCCAAACTCAACCCCCAATGAGTCCAAATTCAAAGACTTCCCACACGGTCCATTCCAAGTTGGTTACTACCTTGGTGGTGACAAAATTGTTGGTGCTGACACCTTCCAGAAACTGAGACAGAAACAAGTTACCCTTCGATTCAAGAATGTGTATGAAACCGATGTCTATGGCATACACAAAGTTGGACTTAACTTGATAGTGAGAAGTGCCAGCTCCTATTACCGTGTAGGAAACTTCACGCGTGGAAAAAGATTGAAGAACCGTAAGCATTTTCCAAGCTCAATAACGTTTACTCTTGATGGGTTTTGGTCAGAATCTTCTGGGATGATTTGCATGGTTGGATCAGGGACTGGCTATAGCATGCAACGATTGGAGGTTGTTCTCAAGCTTTACAATGTTGTTAATTCGAGGAGTAATATTTCTACTTTGGTTACTGGAAGCTTGGAGAGTTTGAGTCCTCGGCATGAGGTGAGTTATTTCGAACCCAtctctttgtttatttttccaAGAATGGATTATGACTTCAGTTTGGATACAAAAGAAGCAAAAAAGGAGAATTCCGATGAAGGTGAAGTAGTACCTGGTTTATCTATTAATCCGGCTAGTTTTTGCTCAAACATTTCTCCAATGATTAATGGAAAATTTGATCTGCTATACCAAAGTGAGTGCAGCTCTGCAAAGAATTGCAGTCCTGTTTGGGGGGATGCAAACCAATTGCTTTATATTATGTCTCTGAAAGAATTGGTTTGTTTAGATGTTAAGCAAAGGGTGAGAGTGTTGATTGGGTTTCGTAGTAGTGGTGGTGCTAGATGGTCTTTCAATCCTAATGCTACCTTAGTTGGAGAAGGGTGGTGGGATGAGGAAAAGAACCAACTTTACATAGTTGGTTGCCATTTCTTGGGAATGGAAGAATCAATGGCGAGTGTTCATGTGGGTGATTGCTCAACTAGAATAAGCTTGAGGTTTCCAAAGATTTGGTCCATGAATGATGCAAGCAGCATTGTGGGTCAGATTTGGAGCAACAAAACTGTGGGGGATTCCGGTTATTTCAAGAGGATTGTTTTCAGAAGTGTTCAAAACAGTAGAGTTGAAATTTCTGGCACAAAGTATGAGTATTTCCTACTTGACAGAGTGAGAAAGATGTGCCCAAGACAAGAACCTCATAAGAACAAGGGAGTGAGGTACCCAGATGTTTATTCTTCGGACATGAGATTTGACATGTCGGTTAGAATTTCTAAGAGGAGAGTGGCATGGGGTTATTCTGCTCCATTGGTTGTCAATGATCAGATCCAAGAGTTGAACTCAGAGGAAACCTTTAGTCCTAATTCAAACCATACAACCCCATATACTTCTCCAAATTCTGGCAGCACTGGCTTGTACAATGTTAGCTACAGAATCAGCATGAATCTACTACCTAATGCCAGGTTAGGTGCACAGAAATCTATGTTAAACACAACGAGAAATGTAACTGAGGCATTGAATGTTTCAGCTGAGGGAATTTATGATGCTGAAGCTGGAAGCTTATGTATGGTAGGTTGCAGAAATCTTGGCTCAAAGAACCAAATCCCATCAACAAATTCTCTGGATTGTGAGGTTATGGTCAAGTTTCAGTTCCCACCACTTGATACAAACAAAAATGGAGATTACATTAGAGGAAGTATAGTAAGCACACGAGAAAATTCGGATCCTCTTTACTTCAAACAACTGGATTTGACTTCTGCTGCATTTTACACAGCAGAAGCATCACGAACCTTAAAGAAAGTAGATAAGGAGGTCATAATGATTCTAGTTTGCACAACACTCGCATGTGTTTTTCTGGGTTTGCAACTCTACCATGTGAAAAGAAATCCTGATATGGTTTCCTCAATCTCCTTTGTCATGTTATTGATTCTTACTTTGGGAAATATGGTTCCCCTTGTTCTGAACTTTGAAGCCCTTTTTGCACAAAATCATGACAAGAAAAGCATTTTGCTCGGAAATGAATTGCTTGAAGTAAAGGAAATTTGTGTAAGGCTAATTGTAATGGTGGGTTTCTTGTTGCAACTCCGTCTCTTGCAGCTAATATGGTCAGCAAGAAAGAATGACAGAAAACAAATGGAGCTTTGGATTGCTGAGAAGAGGgttttgtttgtgatttttaCCTTACATGCAGCAGGGTTCTTGATTGCATTTCTTGTGCATGGTGGTGTAGTGTCTTCTTCTAGTCTTTCACAACTTGAGTCCTTTTGGGGGAACTTGAAATCTTATACAGGATTGGTACTTGATGTGTTTCTCTTGCCTCAAATTTTGCTAAATTTGTTCAGGAATTCCAAGGGAAATGCTCTTTCTTGTTCATTTTACTATGGAATGAGTTTGGTCAAAGTAATTCCCCATGCATATGATCTCTTTGAGGCTCTTGTGTATGTGGATGGCTCATCCTTATATGAGGAGGAAATTGCAGACTATTACTCCACTGCTTCGGATATAATCATTCCTTTGGTCACCCTTTTGTTTGCTGTAATCATCCATTTGCAGCAACGATTTGGTGGTTGCATCATTATTTCTTGGAGAATAAAAGGCaaagaagaatatgaaaaagtgCCTGTGGTGACTGAAAGATAG